Proteins encoded by one window of Desulfotignum phosphitoxidans DSM 13687:
- the pyrE gene encoding orotate phosphoribosyltransferase, with the protein MTDKESFIRFLVECNALKFGEFQLKSGRIAPYFINTGMFDTGRKITHLGTHYAKAVHRYFSTGFDGIYGPAYKGIPLCVSTAMALADMGHDTGYVFNRKEAKTYADKSSTVGMALDGDTRLILVDDVITSGKAIRESLEVLKTSGNPKVKGIVISVDRQEKGTTEKNALTEVAQTLGIPIFAIVTLADITAFLHNQEINGQVILDDAMMEKIKTYLAQYGSA; encoded by the coding sequence ATGACCGACAAAGAATCTTTCATCCGCTTTCTGGTTGAGTGCAACGCCCTGAAATTCGGAGAATTTCAACTGAAGAGCGGCCGTATCGCCCCCTATTTCATCAACACGGGCATGTTTGACACGGGCAGAAAAATCACCCACCTGGGAACCCACTACGCCAAAGCCGTGCACCGGTATTTCAGCACCGGATTTGACGGCATTTACGGCCCGGCCTACAAAGGCATCCCCTTGTGTGTATCCACGGCCATGGCCCTGGCGGATATGGGCCATGACACGGGATATGTGTTCAACCGCAAGGAAGCCAAAACCTATGCCGACAAAAGCAGCACCGTGGGCATGGCCCTGGACGGGGATACCCGGCTCATCCTGGTGGATGATGTCATCACCTCGGGCAAGGCCATCAGAGAATCCCTGGAGGTCCTGAAAACCAGCGGCAATCCGAAGGTCAAAGGCATTGTCATCAGCGTGGACCGCCAGGAAAAAGGCACCACTGAAAAAAACGCCCTGACCGAGGTGGCACAAACCCTGGGGATACCCATTTTTGCCATCGTCACCCTGGCCGATATCACCGCATTTCTGCACAACCAAGAAATCAACGGCCAGGTGATCCTGGATGATGCCATGATGGAAAAAATCAAAACTTATCTGGCGCAATACGGCAGCGCCTGA
- a CDS encoding dihydroorotate dehydrogenase, whose protein sequence is MDNITFLGKQLKNPLVLASGILGNNAKILERVHQAGCGLVTLKSIGPAPRDGHKNPTVIDLGGGMINAVGLPTPGYDHMDAEWQALANRDFPVNASIYGGSVAEFVKVAQFVSDQGPDFIEINISCPNSDLHGMLFGVDEKAAFAVTNAVKNVIAVPLIAKLTPAAPDIGKIAKVCEDAGADAICAINTAGPGMVIDIEARTPVLAFKKGGLSGPMIKPVAVRCVYDIYRAVSIPIIGLGGVTTGEDAVEMFMAGATLVGMGSAVRYRGIHVFEQVNRELTDWLAAHHCTRDDIIGAAHDPIAGPDSTAKKSRKTP, encoded by the coding sequence ATGGACAATATCACGTTTCTGGGGAAACAATTGAAAAATCCCCTGGTCCTGGCCTCGGGCATTCTGGGCAATAATGCAAAAATTCTGGAACGGGTTCACCAGGCCGGGTGTGGGCTGGTGACCCTGAAATCCATCGGTCCGGCCCCCAGAGACGGGCACAAGAACCCCACGGTCATTGACTTAGGCGGCGGCATGATCAATGCCGTGGGACTGCCCACCCCGGGATATGATCACATGGATGCGGAATGGCAGGCCCTGGCAAACCGGGATTTTCCTGTCAATGCCAGTATTTATGGCGGGTCCGTGGCAGAGTTTGTCAAAGTGGCGCAATTCGTGTCCGACCAGGGACCGGATTTCATTGAAATCAATATCTCCTGCCCCAATTCCGATCTTCACGGCATGCTGTTCGGTGTGGATGAAAAAGCAGCTTTTGCCGTTACAAATGCCGTCAAAAACGTGATTGCTGTTCCCTTGATCGCCAAACTCACCCCGGCGGCCCCGGATATCGGGAAAATCGCCAAAGTGTGCGAGGATGCGGGCGCCGATGCCATCTGCGCCATCAACACGGCCGGACCGGGCATGGTCATTGACATCGAGGCAAGAACGCCCGTGCTGGCATTCAAAAAAGGCGGGTTGTCCGGCCCCATGATCAAACCCGTTGCCGTGCGGTGCGTATATGACATTTACCGGGCCGTGTCCATCCCGATTATCGGCTTAGGCGGGGTCACCACGGGAGAAGATGCCGTGGAAATGTTCATGGCAGGCGCCACCCTGGTGGGCATGGGATCGGCCGTGCGGTACCGGGGCATTCACGTGTTCGAGCAGGTGAACCGGGAGCTGACCGACTGGCTGGCAGCCCATCATTGCACCCGGGATGACATTATCGGCGCGGCCCATGACCCCATTGCCGGCCCGGATTCAACTGCAAAAAAATCCAGGAAAACCCCATGA
- the nqrF gene encoding NADH:ubiquinone reductase (Na(+)-transporting) subunit F, which yields MIYLVSLLIFSSVIIILVFVLLFVEAKVTTQGSHTITINDSKDDALTVSGNPTLLSALSQNDIFLPSACGGSGSCAMCKCKVTDGGGAILPTELAHLSRKEKLEGVRLSCQLKVKQDMAIQVPESIFGIKKVNAVVVSNDNVSTFIKELVLEPEEPIEFEAGAYIQLDVPEYELTFKDFQIDSKYVSEWKKYNLFDLAAKGIKPGFRAYSMANPPHEKDIIKLNVRIATPPPGTESIPPGFGSSFIFGLNPGDKVQISGPYGDFMAKDTDKEMCFIGGGAGMAPLRSHILHQLEGIDSGRKITFWYGARSVKEMFYHEEFLDLEKRFDNFTYHVALSSPEKEDNWTGPTGFVHVHLIDSYLKDHEDPTEIEYYLCGPPPMIDAVIESLYDLGVEDDMIFFDKFS from the coding sequence GTGATTTACCTTGTCAGTTTGTTGATATTTTCCAGCGTGATCATTATCCTTGTGTTTGTGCTTTTATTTGTGGAAGCCAAAGTCACCACCCAGGGCAGCCACACCATTACCATCAACGACAGCAAAGACGATGCCCTCACGGTTTCCGGCAATCCCACGCTGTTGTCGGCCCTGTCACAAAATGACATTTTTCTGCCGTCCGCCTGCGGCGGGTCCGGGTCCTGTGCCATGTGCAAATGCAAGGTCACGGACGGCGGCGGTGCCATCCTGCCCACGGAACTGGCCCATTTGTCCCGAAAGGAAAAGCTGGAAGGGGTCCGGCTGTCCTGCCAGCTCAAGGTCAAACAGGACATGGCCATCCAGGTACCGGAATCCATCTTCGGCATCAAAAAGGTCAACGCCGTTGTGGTGTCCAATGACAATGTCTCCACCTTTATCAAAGAGCTGGTGCTGGAACCGGAAGAACCCATTGAATTTGAAGCCGGGGCCTATATCCAGCTCGATGTGCCGGAATACGAGCTGACCTTCAAGGATTTCCAGATTGACAGCAAATATGTGAGTGAATGGAAAAAATACAATCTGTTCGATCTGGCAGCCAAAGGGATCAAGCCGGGGTTCCGGGCCTATTCCATGGCCAATCCCCCCCATGAAAAAGATATTATCAAACTCAATGTGCGCATTGCCACGCCCCCGCCGGGCACGGAAAGCATTCCGCCCGGATTCGGGTCCTCATTCATATTCGGGCTCAACCCCGGAGACAAGGTGCAGATCAGCGGCCCCTATGGCGATTTCATGGCCAAAGACACGGACAAAGAGATGTGCTTTATCGGCGGCGGGGCCGGCATGGCGCCGTTGCGCAGCCATATTCTCCACCAGCTGGAAGGGATCGACAGCGGACGCAAAATCACCTTCTGGTACGGGGCCAGATCCGTCAAGGAGATGTTCTATCACGAGGAGTTCCTGGATCTTGAAAAACGGTTTGATAATTTCACCTATCATGTGGCCCTGTCCAGCCCGGAAAAAGAAGACAACTGGACCGGGCCCACGGGATTTGTCCATGTCCATCTCATCGATTCTTATCTCAAAGACCATGAGGACCCCACGGAAATCGAATACTACCTGTGCGGCCCGCCGCCCATGATCGATGCGGTCATTGAATCCCTGTACGATCTGGGCGTGGAGGATGACATGATTTTTTTCGACAAGTTCAGCTGA
- a CDS encoding type II toxin-antitoxin system RelE/ParE family toxin yields the protein MAWEIEFYSEKVESETLSLPAGIKSNLIYILDLIKEIGPNLGRPHTASIRDGLFEIRSKGKEGVARSFFCTIKGETVVILHSIIKKSTKIPKKDIALAIKRMKEVKNG from the coding sequence ATGGCATGGGAGATTGAATTTTATAGCGAAAAGGTAGAATCAGAAACGCTTTCGCTGCCGGCAGGGATTAAATCCAATCTCATCTATATTTTGGATTTGATTAAGGAAATCGGGCCAAATTTAGGCAGGCCCCACACTGCATCCATAAGGGATGGATTGTTTGAAATCAGATCCAAGGGAAAAGAGGGCGTGGCCAGATCTTTTTTTTGCACCATCAAGGGTGAAACGGTTGTAATTCTCCATTCAATCATTAAAAAAAGCACGAAGATTCCCAAAAAAGATATTGCCCTGGCCATAAAGAGAATGAAAGAGGTAAAAAATGGGTAG
- a CDS encoding dihydroorotate dehydrogenase electron transfer subunit encodes MILDQKPVILTVAEKTVHNDVYTTLFFDFAIDFRPGQFVMVWLPGIDEKPYSLSYHSPTRFGITIEAKGLFSRRAADLSPGDFVGIRGPFGNGFDIISSPHTAVVAGGCGMAPLAPLVERLHPDLFFVHGARTHEFILFPDRFAANRHITTDDGSLGHKGMVTDLLAAEIRRRADQGTPPFDRVYACGPEVMMHAVFTLCDVHGIPCQVSLERYMRCGFGVCGACVCSDQVVCKDGPVFDSKQLKKMPDFNRTALLKSGHAVPLSEYVSWRCL; translated from the coding sequence ATGATCCTTGATCAAAAGCCTGTCATACTCACTGTGGCGGAAAAAACCGTGCATAACGACGTTTATACCACCCTGTTTTTTGATTTTGCCATTGATTTCCGGCCCGGGCAGTTCGTCATGGTGTGGCTGCCGGGAATCGATGAAAAACCCTATAGTCTGTCGTACCACTCCCCCACCCGGTTCGGTATCACCATCGAAGCCAAAGGCCTGTTTTCCCGCCGGGCCGCTGATCTGAGTCCCGGGGATTTTGTGGGCATCAGAGGGCCGTTCGGCAACGGGTTTGATATCATTTCCTCCCCCCATACGGCCGTGGTGGCCGGCGGCTGCGGCATGGCCCCGTTAGCCCCCCTGGTGGAACGGCTGCACCCGGACCTGTTTTTCGTCCATGGCGCCAGAACCCATGAGTTTATCCTTTTTCCGGACCGGTTTGCCGCAAACCGCCATATTACCACGGATGACGGCAGCCTGGGCCACAAAGGAATGGTCACCGACCTTTTAGCCGCAGAGATCCGGCGCCGGGCTGATCAGGGCACCCCCCCGTTTGACCGGGTGTATGCCTGCGGCCCTGAGGTCATGATGCACGCCGTGTTCACCTTGTGTGACGTGCACGGCATCCCCTGCCAAGTGTCTCTGGAACGGTATATGCGGTGCGGGTTCGGGGTGTGCGGTGCCTGTGTGTGCAGCGATCAGGTGGTATGCAAAGACGGGCCCGTGTTTGACTCCAAACAACTGAAAAAAATGCCGGATTTCAACCGCACGGCCCTGCTTAAATCCGGACATGCCGTGCCCTTGTCCGAGTATGTTTCCTGGCGCTGCCTGTAA